Proteins encoded by one window of Candidatus Nitrosocosmicus hydrocola:
- a CDS encoding sialidase family protein — MKYSLQNVMILSGIVLVGAGVFATMYQVQISYGFSWPHIDRSDGKAPIAVSGDNVYVTWWGNSSGNYEVMFKASDDGGQTFSEGISLSNSTNGTSVEADIATSGDNVYVTFADNKTGYADAYVIASNDNGKTFNPAILLTDNTNSTITNKTYMAQLNYDKIKMAPYELKVAADGDNVYVLATGAEKNSTSYEPDVFLKVSNDSGETFGKDINLSQSQGITSDRIHIKSIDDKVYVTWWDRNLDGSDTPLMRISEDGGQTFGDKITLSSTSTDPNTGDISNP, encoded by the coding sequence ATGAAATATAGTTTACAAAATGTAATGATTCTTTCAGGAATAGTGCTAGTTGGTGCTGGGGTGTTTGCCACAATGTACCAAGTCCAAATATCATATGGTTTCTCCTGGCCACATATAGATAGAAGTGATGGAAAAGCTCCAATAGCTGTATCAGGGGATAATGTGTACGTGACTTGGTGGGGAAATAGCTCGGGAAATTATGAGGTAATGTTTAAGGCATCAGATGACGGGGGACAGACATTTAGTGAAGGTATTAGTTTGAGCAACTCTACTAATGGAACCTCTGTGGAGGCCGATATTGCTACAAGTGGAGATAATGTATATGTTACATTCGCAGATAACAAGACTGGTTATGCCGATGCCTATGTCATCGCATCAAATGATAATGGAAAAACATTCAATCCAGCAATATTACTAACTGACAATACTAATTCAACTATAACAAATAAAACATACATGGCCCAACTGAACTATGATAAGATAAAAATGGCTCCATATGAGCTCAAGGTTGCAGCTGATGGCGACAATGTATATGTCTTGGCAACTGGAGCAGAAAAAAATAGTACCTCATACGAACCAGACGTTTTCCTAAAAGTATCAAATGACAGCGGAGAGACTTTTGGCAAGGATATCAATCTAAGTCAATCACAAGGAATTACTTCAGACAGAATACACATAAAATCAATAGATGACAAGGTGTATGTTACATGGTGGGATAGAAACTTAGATGGTTCAGATACACCACTTATGAGAATCAGTGAGGATGGAGGACAAACATTCGGTGATAAAATAACACTTTCATCAACTTCCACTGATCCCAATACTGGAGACATATCCAATCCTTAA
- a CDS encoding tetratricopeptide repeat protein — translation MFNTFLEFKPKIQHFKHFLQVIRTVVKRNMVPITYVAAFSTIAGGILHLLMIGSALKPLNFPIEMLHYTDGLFILSGILQICWAIPMIMNWGRKYYYIGLVGTIGLSLLLLMTRIANPITGLPLEDKNPMALLTEVSQFIYIGSTILIIKYSDYRLMLTVRQRVFNHRSDKSELEENANSVKLDDVFKNSILSNFGTHEDALYLLKKIEHRINLNSHDSKLWITRGIILRKLGSNYEAIESFNEAIKLDPTKVSAWYQKGLSLNIIGKKDDAKQTYEIARLIAVNTKFKEQ, via the coding sequence ATGTTCAATACATTTTTGGAATTCAAGCCCAAAATACAGCATTTTAAGCATTTTTTACAAGTGATTCGTACAGTTGTAAAAAGAAACATGGTCCCCATAACATATGTAGCCGCATTTTCAACAATTGCTGGTGGCATTTTACATTTATTGATGATAGGATCAGCACTCAAGCCGCTTAACTTTCCGATAGAGATGCTCCACTATACGGATGGTTTGTTCATACTCTCAGGAATATTACAAATTTGTTGGGCAATACCTATGATTATGAATTGGGGTCGTAAATACTACTATATTGGATTAGTAGGAACAATAGGTTTGTCACTACTGTTATTAATGACAAGAATTGCAAATCCTATAACAGGTTTGCCTCTGGAAGATAAAAATCCGATGGCATTACTTACAGAGGTATCTCAGTTTATCTATATTGGGAGTACCATCTTGATCATAAAATATAGCGATTATCGATTAATGCTCACAGTTCGACAGAGAGTATTCAATCATCGTAGTGACAAGAGTGAATTAGAAGAAAATGCTAATAGTGTCAAACTCGATGATGTATTTAAAAACTCGATCCTTTCCAATTTTGGAACACATGAAGACGCCCTCTATCTATTAAAAAAAATAGAACACAGAATAAACCTTAATTCGCATGATTCAAAATTATGGATAACAAGAGGCATAATCCTGAGAAAACTGGGAAGTAACTACGAGGCAATTGAGTCCTTCAATGAAGCCATAAAATTAGATCCTACAAAGGTATCGGCATGGTATCAAAAGGGACTTTCTTTGAATATAATTGGTAAGAAGGACGATGCAAAGCAGACTTATGAAATAGCCAGGTTGATTGCGGTTAATACAAAGTTCAAAGAACAATGA
- a CDS encoding mechanosensitive ion channel family protein, whose amino-acid sequence MRVYGQEEIDVGIETDGGNGGRESSILEEQSESTSSLRSTESIVGVGGYWDSIIFSIIVISAAIAAYFVIRFFINKSADSLNLDRRQLSGINSITKMALIVVAVIIIIFHFSSLSGVAAGAISVAAGTIIGFSSRNTISNAIAGILLLSARPFKLGDRIRTTEDESLIGDVVEISLLYTKIKTIRNELVAIPNQTLLQRQIVNYSGLDVLSITVNVALTFNNSRKLIEKILIDCAKDTEGIVTSDDFPNDVVRNSESFNTADNFVTDPFVLLVKFGDYGAVYDLRAFTNKPREFLKIASEIRKRIYDSCQKNGIDLTVPQAQISLQNDIDNDNKLNKNMSGKIT is encoded by the coding sequence ATGAGAGTTTATGGACAAGAAGAAATTGATGTCGGAATAGAAACTGATGGTGGGAATGGCGGAAGGGAGTCATCCATATTAGAAGAGCAATCAGAATCTACATCGTCTTTGCGATCCACAGAATCAATCGTAGGCGTTGGTGGTTATTGGGATAGTATCATTTTTTCCATTATAGTAATATCTGCTGCTATAGCCGCTTACTTTGTCATACGATTTTTCATAAACAAATCAGCCGATTCTTTAAACCTTGATAGAAGGCAGTTGTCAGGGATTAATTCAATAACCAAGATGGCTCTGATAGTAGTAGCCGTTATCATAATCATATTTCATTTTTCTTCGTTAAGTGGTGTAGCAGCAGGAGCAATTAGTGTAGCTGCAGGGACTATTATTGGTTTTTCATCAAGAAACACAATCAGTAATGCTATAGCCGGTATTTTGTTATTATCCGCTCGCCCTTTTAAATTGGGAGATAGAATTAGAACCACTGAAGATGAAAGCCTAATAGGCGATGTAGTCGAGATTTCATTGCTATATACAAAAATTAAAACTATAAGAAATGAGCTTGTAGCAATTCCAAATCAAACGCTGTTACAAAGACAAATAGTAAATTATAGCGGACTAGATGTCCTTTCGATTACGGTTAATGTAGCATTGACTTTTAATAACAGTAGGAAGCTAATCGAAAAAATATTAATAGATTGTGCTAAAGATACTGAGGGAATAGTAACGTCAGACGATTTTCCTAATGATGTGGTAAGGAATTCTGAATCTTTTAATACTGCGGATAATTTTGTTACCGACCCATTTGTTTTACTCGTAAAGTTCGGAGATTACGGTGCAGTATACGATCTCAGAGCATTTACAAACAAACCCCGGGAGTTTCTTAAAATTGCTTCTGAGATTAGAAAGAGAATATATGATTCGTGTCAAAAGAATGGTATAGATTTAACCGTCCCTCAAGCACAAATATCTTTGCAAAACGATATTGACAATGATAACAAACTCAACAAGAATATGTCGGGCAAGATAACTTAA
- a CDS encoding patatin-like phospholipase family protein: MYSSIPKPNQDCKVETVLILQGGGSLGAYECGVFKVLSEYGIKFDIVAGTSIGAVNAAIITSHKAGKNPVVELENFWMELSEKILPMIPPYSSIYFTDEMRAILATMYSAMYGNPKAFSRHTFTSPFNYLSFKLPYPLFDVSPLEHTLEKYVDFSTLSVKENSNQERTTRPRLIVTSTDIQTSEPVIFDSKNEKIDSTSVLASVGFPFYGISWTEKDNHYLWDGALLSNTPLREVMDASPLIDKNVYIINIFPHFQKKLPNDVFEAWHRARDIIYNDKTDTNIKNSIINAEHLVLLKKMHDLLMKYDLELKSSSLKISENSNKLNMELMSLEENYHKIIEKRGSIIKKITRIDRPEEHPFLFEDADFSEITVKKLIRQGEEDAKRAIN; encoded by the coding sequence ATGTATTCCAGTATCCCAAAACCAAATCAGGATTGCAAAGTAGAGACAGTTCTAATTTTACAAGGTGGAGGTTCACTTGGTGCTTATGAGTGCGGTGTTTTCAAAGTTCTTTCTGAATATGGTATCAAATTTGATATAGTAGCTGGGACATCTATAGGAGCGGTCAATGCGGCCATAATTACATCCCACAAGGCAGGAAAAAATCCTGTAGTTGAATTAGAAAACTTTTGGATGGAACTTTCAGAAAAAATCTTACCTATGATACCACCATATTCATCTATCTACTTTACAGATGAAATGAGGGCCATTTTAGCGACAATGTATTCAGCAATGTACGGTAACCCCAAAGCCTTTAGTAGACATACATTTACATCACCATTTAATTATTTGTCATTCAAGCTTCCCTATCCATTGTTTGATGTTTCACCCTTAGAACATACTCTAGAGAAATATGTTGATTTTTCAACCCTCTCAGTTAAAGAAAATTCAAATCAGGAAAGAACAACTAGACCCAGGTTAATAGTTACTTCAACTGATATACAAACTAGCGAACCCGTTATATTCGATAGTAAGAATGAAAAAATAGATTCTACCAGTGTTTTGGCAAGTGTTGGATTTCCATTTTATGGTATTTCATGGACAGAAAAAGATAATCACTATCTTTGGGATGGTGCACTCCTAAGTAACACACCACTGAGAGAAGTCATGGATGCGTCTCCTTTAATAGATAAAAATGTTTATATAATCAACATATTTCCACATTTTCAAAAAAAACTCCCTAACGATGTGTTTGAAGCATGGCATCGAGCCCGTGACATAATATATAACGATAAGACGGATACCAATATCAAGAATTCCATCATAAATGCAGAACACCTAGTTCTTTTAAAGAAGATGCATGATCTATTAATGAAATATGATCTTGAGTTAAAATCATCCAGTCTAAAGATCTCAGAAAATAGTAATAAGCTAAACATGGAACTAATGAGCCTTGAAGAGAACTATCACAAGATTATTGAAAAAAGGGGCTCTATAATTAAAAAAATAACGAGAATTGATAGACCTGAAGAACACCCTTTTCTATTTGAAGACGCAGATTTTTCTGAAATAACAGTAAAAAAACTAATTCGTCAGGGAGAAGAAGATGCAAAACGAGCTATTAACTAA
- a CDS encoding multicopper oxidase family protein yields MRLKNNQFLHCNSTYPFVTMFVLLFIFMIASDQVVLGQEGSSPFKEMNFSKPSDMYSNKQGILEASLIVEEKKVLVENQSVTALVYNGSLMAPTLHIKPGERLVVNLVNNLDQTNIHFHGLHVSPIGSSDNIFRVVKPGETVRYVIDIPINHPTGTFWYHPHLHGLATTQVGSGMSGLIKIEGLEDLLPGVLHNITQQTYILKAFPWSLNGSSTNSIYKWANYFTVNGQINPTINISSGETQLWQFANIDPATFYNITLPNYTFYVIAEDGNPVWEVWNEKNLVLPAGKRFDVLVTGGENGTYPIKSLPYNRSGFSPTSEVTLATVNVKGMTANQTEKKVTPSSLLPKHDLGDAQIQTHRTLVFNGSPDNQTANRFGDVGTNQINGKVFDHNRIDYLVKLGDVEEWTLKNIDDEDHTFHIHVNDFQVMSVNGQPYNAPGLQDIVVIPQGGEVVVRIPFTDFVGKFVFHCHILPHEDTGMMGIVEVIDPFTPR; encoded by the coding sequence ATGAGACTTAAAAATAATCAATTTTTACACTGTAACTCCACTTATCCATTTGTTACTATGTTTGTGTTGTTGTTTATATTTATGATAGCTTCTGACCAAGTTGTTCTAGGTCAGGAGGGTTCGTCACCTTTTAAGGAGATGAATTTTTCAAAACCTTCAGACATGTACAGCAATAAGCAAGGAATATTGGAAGCTTCACTCATAGTTGAAGAGAAGAAAGTATTAGTTGAAAACCAATCAGTCACGGCGTTGGTTTACAATGGATCGCTCATGGCACCAACATTGCACATCAAGCCGGGGGAACGATTGGTGGTAAACCTTGTTAACAATTTGGATCAAACTAACATACATTTTCATGGTCTACATGTATCACCTATAGGCAGCTCAGACAATATTTTTCGTGTAGTGAAGCCCGGAGAAACTGTAAGATACGTGATTGATATTCCGATCAATCATCCCACAGGAACATTTTGGTATCATCCGCACCTTCATGGTCTCGCTACTACCCAAGTGGGTAGCGGTATGTCGGGTTTGATCAAGATTGAAGGCTTGGAGGACCTGTTACCAGGTGTTTTGCACAATATAACTCAGCAGACGTATATCTTGAAAGCTTTTCCATGGAGCTTGAACGGAAGTTCAACTAATTCCATATATAAGTGGGCAAATTATTTTACTGTCAATGGTCAAATTAATCCTACTATAAATATTTCATCAGGGGAAACTCAACTTTGGCAATTTGCAAATATTGATCCCGCGACGTTTTACAATATAACATTGCCCAATTATACCTTTTATGTTATAGCAGAAGACGGTAATCCTGTATGGGAGGTTTGGAATGAAAAAAACCTTGTGCTTCCTGCTGGCAAGAGATTTGACGTGCTAGTTACTGGCGGAGAAAATGGGACTTATCCAATTAAATCGCTTCCGTATAACCGCTCTGGATTCTCTCCAACCTCTGAAGTAACTCTAGCAACGGTAAACGTAAAAGGGATGACTGCAAATCAAACAGAAAAAAAGGTCACCCCATCGAGTTTACTACCAAAGCATGACCTAGGGGATGCTCAGATCCAGACTCATCGTACGTTAGTCTTCAATGGCTCGCCAGACAACCAAACAGCAAACCGGTTTGGAGACGTGGGAACCAACCAAATCAACGGTAAAGTTTTTGATCATAACCGGATCGATTATTTAGTAAAGCTAGGCGATGTTGAGGAGTGGACACTTAAAAATATCGATGACGAAGATCATACATTTCACATTCATGTCAATGACTTTCAGGTGATGTCAGTGAATGGTCAACCCTATAATGCTCCTGGCTTACAGGATATAGTGGTGATTCCACAGGGTGGTGAAGTAGTGGTTCGTATCCCATTTACGGATTTTGTTGGAAAATTTGTCTTTCATTGTCACATTCTTCCACATGAGGATACCGGTATGATGGGCATTGTTGAGGTGATCGATCCATTTACGCCTCGATAA
- a CDS encoding vanadium-dependent haloperoxidase: MTDREDSSYEGRIEAAKIARDRPIENNKSNGEENKYKDANGKLNYIANFTKGLKHHEKSHQDAGEVISEDYRDLRDAIQSEDPKELQDIILGGQQKFVNPEAAFAFDLEGPDSHHLAIKPAPTLDSEELAGEMGELYWMALCRDIPFSTFSTDPLIQEAAADLDNNYGDFPVVPNTDGGEFKKKPVDPSTIFRGMTDGDFKGEYISQFLIQDIQWGSQVLKQVQNTLEPKVDYLTDYGTWLKIQNGDFGNEKDTLTGNERYILTGRDLARYVHVDALYQAYLGACLILLHDEYDFDPNMPLHNENSRTTMGFGTFGGPHILSLVTEVATRALKCVWYQKWGVHRRLRPEAVGGLIHRQKNADVKVDPELTAPNPDYPLNKMVLESKVLDKVFKHNMEQNKNKPENFGTYLLPMAFKEGSPFHPSYGAGHATVAGACTTILKAWFDGEQQMKYHYQFEPDGTIANTHLPGNPHGLTVNDELNKVAANIAIGRNWAGVHYRKDYTESLILGEKVAIGVLQEQALCYEMDPKNPKGFFKCTLTKFDGSKIKFNGAKIEIL; the protein is encoded by the coding sequence ATGACCGACCGAGAGGATAGCTCTTATGAGGGGAGGATAGAAGCAGCTAAAATCGCAAGAGATCGTCCAATAGAGAATAACAAATCTAATGGAGAAGAAAATAAATATAAAGATGCAAATGGCAAATTAAATTACATTGCTAATTTTACTAAAGGATTAAAACATCATGAAAAGAGTCACCAGGATGCAGGTGAGGTAATAAGTGAAGACTATCGGGATTTAAGAGATGCTATACAGTCTGAAGATCCTAAAGAACTTCAAGATATAATTCTTGGAGGACAACAAAAATTTGTAAACCCTGAAGCTGCATTTGCATTTGATTTGGAAGGTCCGGACTCTCATCATTTAGCTATTAAGCCAGCTCCAACACTTGATAGTGAAGAGTTAGCTGGGGAGATGGGCGAATTATATTGGATGGCTTTATGTAGAGACATACCTTTTAGCACATTTTCTACAGACCCCCTTATACAAGAGGCAGCCGCTGACCTTGATAACAACTATGGTGATTTTCCTGTTGTGCCTAATACAGATGGGGGAGAGTTCAAAAAGAAACCTGTCGACCCAAGCACTATTTTTCGTGGAATGACTGATGGTGATTTTAAGGGAGAATATATTTCTCAATTCTTAATTCAAGATATACAGTGGGGATCTCAGGTGCTTAAACAGGTTCAAAACACTTTGGAGCCTAAAGTTGATTATTTGACTGACTACGGTACCTGGTTAAAAATTCAAAATGGAGATTTTGGAAATGAAAAGGATACTTTGACCGGTAACGAACGTTATATCCTTACTGGTAGAGACCTTGCTAGGTATGTTCATGTAGACGCATTATATCAAGCCTATTTGGGTGCCTGTCTAATTTTGCTACACGATGAATATGATTTCGATCCTAATATGCCTCTTCACAATGAAAATTCTAGAACAACAATGGGATTTGGCACATTCGGCGGACCTCATATATTATCATTAGTAACCGAAGTAGCCACAAGAGCACTCAAATGTGTATGGTATCAAAAATGGGGTGTTCATAGAAGATTAAGACCAGAAGCTGTTGGTGGTCTTATTCATAGACAAAAAAATGCAGATGTTAAAGTAGATCCTGAATTAACCGCACCGAATCCAGACTATCCACTAAATAAAATGGTTTTGGAGTCTAAAGTACTTGATAAAGTATTCAAACACAATATGGAACAAAATAAAAATAAACCCGAAAACTTTGGTACCTATTTGTTACCAATGGCATTCAAAGAGGGATCTCCTTTTCATCCTTCATATGGAGCAGGACATGCAACTGTTGCTGGAGCTTGTACTACCATACTAAAGGCATGGTTCGATGGAGAACAGCAAATGAAATATCATTATCAGTTTGAACCTGATGGCACGATAGCAAACACTCACCTCCCAGGTAATCCCCACGGTCTTACTGTAAACGATGAACTTAACAAAGTCGCAGCTAATATTGCAATTGGTAGAAACTGGGCTGGCGTGCATTATAGGAAAGACTATACCGAATCTTTAATATTGGGTGAAAAAGTTGCCATTGGAGTCTTACAAGAACAGGCATTATGCTATGAAATGGATCCAAAAAATCCAAAAGGCTTTTTTAAATGCACTCTAACAAAATTCGATGGCTCTAAGATAAAATTCAATGGGGCAAAAATCGAAATCCTTTAG
- a CDS encoding adenylate/guanylate cyclase domain-containing protein, which translates to MNSIYNSDIAIHQDKTIITLYESNIPLETIAFQLDLSIKEVSDKIKKYQMIDKGKEKSILEASKVPKLGMLLLDTVFDTESAIKVAQQRTWYNLKVRSEFNVSQEKTQELMESFIGTNVTLVILHVDLVSSTDLSMNLPLKRLIPIIQAFTQEMSLVIEAYGGYVFKYVGDAILAFFFTEKGDLYLPSVNAVNCADSMVTIIQKGMNVILEANGYPELGIRVGIDIGENAIVQYGLRPETANINKNNHEPNAKKTNDTSSPATTNNERNSDIILKKPRLDILGYTINIASKMTNFAKPNQIIIGEEVYQNLDTQTKRKFENLDIGSIEWNYINNSTGNIYGLYVSN; encoded by the coding sequence GTGAATTCGATTTATAATAGCGATATCGCAATTCATCAGGATAAAACAATTATTACTTTATATGAATCTAACATCCCTCTCGAAACTATCGCTTTCCAGTTGGACTTGAGCATCAAAGAAGTTTCCGACAAGATCAAAAAATATCAGATGATAGACAAAGGTAAGGAAAAGTCAATTCTTGAAGCCTCAAAAGTACCTAAATTAGGTATGTTGTTATTAGATACTGTTTTTGATACCGAATCCGCAATCAAAGTTGCTCAACAAAGAACATGGTATAACTTAAAAGTTAGATCGGAATTCAATGTTTCTCAGGAAAAAACACAAGAACTCATGGAGAGTTTTATTGGTACAAATGTTACACTGGTAATATTACACGTTGATCTTGTGAGTTCTACAGATCTTTCAATGAATTTACCTCTTAAGCGTCTGATACCAATAATACAAGCGTTTACTCAAGAAATGTCTCTTGTAATTGAAGCTTATGGCGGATATGTCTTTAAGTATGTTGGGGATGCGATATTGGCATTCTTTTTTACAGAAAAAGGTGATTTATATCTCCCCTCTGTTAATGCAGTTAATTGTGCCGATTCTATGGTAACCATAATCCAGAAAGGAATGAATGTTATTCTAGAAGCAAATGGTTACCCCGAATTAGGTATAAGGGTAGGCATCGATATAGGTGAAAATGCAATAGTCCAATATGGTTTAAGACCTGAGACAGCAAATATTAATAAAAATAACCATGAACCAAATGCAAAGAAAACTAATGATACATCTAGTCCAGCTACTACTAATAACGAAAGAAATAGTGATATAATTCTTAAAAAGCCACGCTTGGACATTCTAGGATATACGATAAATATAGCGTCAAAAATGACAAATTTCGCTAAACCAAATCAAATCATAATAGGAGAAGAAGTGTATCAAAATCTCGATACACAAACTAAAAGAAAATTCGAAAATCTAGATATTGGAAGTATTGAATGGAATTATATAAATAATTCTACCGGAAATATTTATGGATTATATGTAAGTAATTAA
- a CDS encoding ParB/RepB/Spo0J family partition protein — MATTTLNNGSRLFGEIENIGVTAIHLPTTNLRISKILNIEILANSIRQHGLLHPIIVKPKLNYFEIVAGYRRYLACKSLHWKNIPCHVVNLDDIQTIEIAMVENIRRKSFTPLEEANAFKMYVSDHGWGSITELSKKIGKSPSAIVRRIALLNLPDDILEDIKRSELSPSTAEELLPVKDAKMQSHLAKLIARRHLTTKSVRNIVKDTIIDENKTDNAKLRNQLQPFDKSIVTLRIALNRIATIMDEERDEKNIFVHELLLHQRNVLNDQIDVLIKAKRKYKNKILRYRNSIN; from the coding sequence ATGGCTACAACTACGCTAAATAACGGTAGTCGACTGTTTGGAGAGATTGAAAATATAGGAGTAACAGCGATACACTTACCGACTACTAACCTTAGGATTTCAAAAATTTTGAATATAGAAATACTTGCGAATTCCATTAGACAACATGGTCTTTTACATCCCATCATAGTTAAACCAAAGTTAAATTATTTTGAAATTGTAGCTGGTTATAGACGATACCTCGCATGCAAATCTCTACATTGGAAAAACATTCCTTGTCATGTAGTCAATTTAGATGACATACAAACAATTGAAATTGCAATGGTGGAAAATATCCGAAGAAAATCTTTTACCCCATTAGAAGAGGCCAATGCATTTAAGATGTACGTATCCGATCATGGTTGGGGAAGTATTACAGAACTATCAAAGAAAATAGGTAAGAGTCCATCTGCGATTGTAAGAAGAATTGCGTTACTTAATTTACCTGATGACATATTAGAAGATATCAAAAGATCAGAATTGAGCCCTAGTACTGCCGAAGAGTTGCTCCCAGTCAAAGATGCAAAAATGCAATCTCATTTGGCGAAGCTTATTGCCAGAAGACACTTGACCACCAAAAGTGTCAGAAATATAGTTAAAGATACTATAATTGATGAAAACAAAACAGATAATGCCAAATTACGGAATCAATTACAACCGTTTGACAAATCCATTGTAACTTTGAGAATTGCTTTAAACAGAATAGCTACTATTATGGATGAGGAAAGAGATGAAAAAAACATATTTGTTCATGAATTATTGCTTCATCAGAGAAATGTGTTGAATGATCAAATTGATGTTCTAATTAAAGCAAAAAGAAAATATAAAAACAAAATATTGCGGTACCGAAATAGTATCAATTAA
- a CDS encoding cupredoxin domain-containing protein has protein sequence MKICDYVNIIVLVSISIAFLHSIENITLTYNAQAQEPQKTSKNITITIPKGSANPEVDVTNLSPRQWYEPREISINVNDTIRWSNNDTEPHTVTSGSGGGIGSLLTNSQGKPSGLFDTGLFASDTSASIKFNESGTFNYFCTIHPWMEGVVHVKNSSMNIPSYAVDEFGNKIDDFPIYNFTEDESIEIGLSWNPLSIVINEPVTFIMDFFEFPENSRLHLWPYNFVILQNGTEIYRTNEITQIGSSSQTFTFSSTGETIIKVESADNKSSFVQFGTIVYDNPYVTSSSTEFQNVSNSSFSLLSPLNLVYFVYAIIIILPIALVVVIVLYKKKKI, from the coding sequence ATGAAAATTTGCGATTATGTTAATATTATTGTATTAGTTTCGATTAGTATAGCTTTTTTACATAGTATTGAGAATATCACGTTAACCTATAACGCACAAGCTCAAGAACCACAAAAAACTTCAAAAAATATTACTATTACCATACCTAAGGGATCTGCAAATCCAGAGGTCGATGTAACAAATTTATCCCCACGACAATGGTACGAACCAAGAGAAATTTCAATTAATGTTAACGATACAATAAGATGGAGTAATAATGATACAGAACCACATACTGTAACAAGTGGTTCAGGTGGAGGCATTGGCAGTTTATTGACCAATTCACAAGGAAAACCTAGTGGATTGTTTGATACTGGATTATTTGCATCTGATACATCTGCATCAATTAAATTTAATGAATCTGGGACCTTTAACTATTTTTGCACAATACATCCTTGGATGGAGGGAGTTGTTCATGTAAAGAATTCTAGTATGAACATTCCATCATATGCTGTAGATGAGTTTGGTAATAAAATAGACGATTTTCCAATTTATAATTTCACTGAGGATGAAAGTATTGAAATAGGTCTTTCTTGGAATCCTCTCTCAATCGTAATAAATGAACCTGTTACTTTTATCATGGATTTTTTTGAATTTCCAGAGAATTCTCGTTTACATTTATGGCCATATAATTTTGTCATTTTACAAAATGGAACTGAAATTTATAGAACAAATGAAATTACTCAAATTGGCTCTTCTTCACAGACTTTTACCTTTAGTTCTACAGGAGAAACCATTATCAAAGTTGAAAGTGCAGACAATAAAAGTTCATTCGTACAGTTTGGTACAATAGTTTATGATAATCCTTATGTTACTTCTTCATCTACCGAGTTTCAGAATGTATCCAATAGTTCCTTTAGTTTACTCTCTCCTCTTAATCTCGTTTACTTTGTATATGCAATAATTATTATTCTCCCGATAGCTCTTGTTGTTGTTATAGTACTTTATAAAAAGAAAAAAATATGA